One window of Sulfurospirillum sp. 1612 genomic DNA carries:
- a CDS encoding SulP family inorganic anion transporter, producing the protein MFTLKNYDVSNTKNDLLSGSVVAVALIPEAIAFSLVANFSPLVGLYTAFILGLITALIGGKPGMISGATGSMVVVLASLAQSHGLQYVLWATILTGLIQMTIGLARLGKLIRFVPQPAIFGFVNGLAVVIAMSQFRFFKEAHESMYLLVLTTMLIMYFLPKYTKAIPGGLVAIVILTLVVYFSGIETKTVADLGNISGGLPKFALPNAPLNLDTLITILPYSVILALVGLIESLLTLSVLDEMSEKRGSGNKECVAQGIGNATCGLFGGMAGCAMIGQSIINFTSGGLTRLSSATAAILLITFVVQLSSIIGTIPIAVLVGIMFMVSIETFEWASVARLQKMHKADAFILITVTIITIFFDLAIAVLSGVVISALVFAYQQAKLTKRTRIEADGTKVYELNGPLFFGSATQFSNDIFDAKQDPQNVVIDFTNTRVMDSSGVEAIDKVTKKYTELGKSLKLRHLSDDCIEALQNAGRFCTHEVDNPTYKVARDY; encoded by the coding sequence ATGTTTACACTCAAAAATTATGACGTATCTAATACCAAAAATGACCTGCTTTCAGGCTCCGTTGTTGCTGTCGCACTCATACCTGAGGCTATTGCCTTTTCGTTAGTAGCAAATTTTAGTCCACTTGTGGGACTTTATACCGCTTTTATCCTAGGACTTATCACCGCACTCATCGGCGGGAAACCGGGTATGATTAGTGGTGCAACAGGTTCTATGGTCGTCGTCCTTGCTTCCTTGGCCCAAAGTCATGGCTTACAGTATGTCTTATGGGCGACCATATTAACCGGACTGATTCAGATGACAATCGGGTTGGCGAGATTGGGAAAATTAATCCGTTTTGTACCACAACCTGCAATATTTGGTTTTGTCAATGGACTGGCCGTGGTCATTGCGATGAGTCAATTTCGATTTTTCAAAGAAGCACATGAGAGTATGTACCTTTTAGTCCTCACCACGATGCTGATTATGTATTTTTTACCCAAATACACCAAAGCCATCCCAGGCGGTTTGGTCGCCATCGTGATTTTAACCTTAGTCGTCTATTTTTCAGGGATTGAGACAAAAACTGTAGCCGATTTGGGTAATATTAGTGGTGGGTTGCCAAAATTTGCGCTCCCTAATGCCCCTCTTAACCTTGATACTTTGATAACGATTTTGCCCTATTCGGTGATCTTGGCTTTGGTTGGATTAATCGAATCCCTGCTTACCCTCTCCGTACTTGATGAGATGAGTGAAAAGCGAGGAAGTGGTAACAAAGAGTGCGTCGCACAAGGAATTGGCAATGCCACCTGTGGTCTCTTTGGCGGGATGGCAGGATGTGCGATGATTGGGCAATCGATTATCAACTTCACCTCAGGCGGTCTCACAAGACTCTCCAGTGCCACCGCGGCGATTTTGCTCATCACCTTTGTCGTACAACTCTCATCTATCATCGGAACCATTCCTATCGCCGTACTTGTGGGGATTATGTTTATGGTTTCCATCGAGACTTTCGAGTGGGCGAGTGTCGCACGACTTCAGAAAATGCACAAAGCCGATGCCTTTATTCTCATCACTGTGACGATTATTACTATCTTTTTTGATCTTGCAATCGCCGTACTCTCAGGTGTCGTCATCTCAGCACTTGTCTTTGCTTATCAACAAGCCAAACTCACCAAACGTACACGAATAGAAGCAGATGGCACCAAAGTGTATGAATTAAACGGTCCCCTCTTTTTTGGTTCCGCCACGCAATTTAGCAATGATATCTTTGATGCCAAACAAGATCCACAAAATGTCGTTATTGACTTTACCAATACCCGCGTGATGGATTCAAGCGGCGTGGAAGCGATTGATAAGGTCACGAAAAAATACACGGAACTTGGCAAAAGCCTCAAACTCCGCCACCTCAGTGATGACTGCATCGAAGCCTTGCAAAATGCGGGTCGATTTTGCACTCATGAGGTAGATAATCCGACGTATAAAGTAGCTAGGGATTATTAA
- the pyrC gene encoding dihydroorotase produces MTLTLHSPLDMHLHLRDEAMLKVVAPLSATSFAGGIIMPNLVPPITTISALVAYKKRIIEAMGAHDFEPLMTLFFKDSYDFKFLSEAKPYIHGLKLYPSGITTNSQGGVSNMDIEALRETFEAMIALDIPLLVHGESDGFVMDREREFGLVYENFAQNFPKLKIIMEHITTKESVALLDRYENLYATITLHHLLITLDDVAGGMLQPHLFCKPIAKRPEDREALLDVALRAHPKVMFGSDSAPHPISKKECCGCAAGVFTAPIALQVLAEIFEQHNQLEHLQAFVSDNAKRIYHYRPLEKKVILEKSPFLVPASYDGVVPMMAGRNISWSIHSVV; encoded by the coding sequence ATGACACTAACGCTTCACTCGCCACTTGATATGCATCTTCATCTTAGAGATGAAGCGATGCTAAAAGTCGTCGCACCTTTGAGTGCCACTTCATTTGCCGGAGGGATTATCATGCCCAATCTTGTTCCTCCTATCACAACCATCAGTGCCTTGGTTGCGTATAAAAAGCGCATCATAGAGGCGATGGGTGCACACGATTTTGAGCCGTTGATGACGCTCTTTTTTAAAGATAGCTACGATTTTAAATTTTTAAGTGAAGCCAAACCTTATATCCATGGACTCAAACTCTACCCCTCAGGTATCACGACCAATTCACAAGGTGGAGTGAGTAATATGGATATAGAAGCGCTTAGGGAAACATTTGAGGCGATGATTGCGCTCGATATTCCTCTTTTGGTGCATGGAGAGAGTGATGGTTTTGTGATGGATCGTGAGCGAGAATTTGGCCTTGTATATGAGAATTTTGCCCAAAATTTTCCCAAGTTGAAAATCATTATGGAGCATATCACGACAAAAGAGAGCGTGGCCTTGCTGGATCGGTATGAGAATCTTTATGCGACGATCACCTTGCACCATCTGTTAATCACACTCGATGATGTTGCTGGTGGTATGTTGCAACCGCATCTTTTTTGTAAACCAATTGCAAAAAGACCCGAAGACCGCGAGGCACTTTTAGATGTTGCATTACGGGCCCACCCAAAAGTGATGTTTGGCAGTGATTCAGCGCCGCATCCCATTAGCAAAAAAGAGTGTTGTGGTTGCGCTGCGGGAGTCTTTACCGCACCCATTGCGTTGCAAGTCTTAGCAGAGATTTTTGAACAACACAATCAATTGGAACATTTGCAAGCTTTTGTGAGTGATAATGCGAAAAGGATTTATCATTATAGGCCTTTGGAAAAGAAGGTGATTTTAGAAAAAAGCCCTTTTTTGGTGCCTGCTTCTTATGATGGGGTGGTGCCAATGATGGCAGGGCGTAACATTTCATGGAGTATTCACAGTGTCGTGTAA
- a CDS encoding response regulator transcription factor — MSCKILVLEDNKLLLETLEEFLSDHGYIVKAVDRGVDALNASFAESFDLFLLDVKVPDMSGFEFLKSLRDAGNNTPAIFLTSLTDKESLTKGFNLGGDDYIKKPFDLDELLLRVRAIMERMCHKNKQVKIDENFTIDLDRKRLIKNGKELNLNLKDFQLLCLLVEDRGKVVTTDMIVDTLWKHDEANIGSIRVYVTNLKKIFGKDAISNIRGIGYRFEK, encoded by the coding sequence GTGTCGTGTAAAATTTTAGTATTAGAAGATAATAAACTGTTGCTTGAAACGCTCGAAGAGTTTTTGAGTGATCATGGTTACATCGTCAAAGCAGTAGATCGGGGAGTCGATGCGCTGAATGCCTCTTTTGCAGAGAGTTTTGATCTGTTTTTACTTGATGTAAAGGTGCCCGATATGAGTGGGTTTGAATTTTTAAAAAGCCTGCGTGATGCTGGCAATAATACTCCTGCGATTTTTTTGACTTCATTGACCGATAAAGAGAGTTTAACCAAAGGGTTTAATTTAGGTGGCGATGATTATATCAAGAAGCCTTTTGATTTGGATGAACTTTTGTTGCGTGTTCGCGCGATTATGGAGCGTATGTGTCATAAAAACAAGCAAGTGAAAATTGATGAGAATTTTACCATTGATTTAGATCGCAAGCGTCTTATCAAAAATGGTAAAGAATTAAATCTCAATCTCAAAGATTTTCAATTATTATGCTTACTGGTCGAAGATCGCGGAAAAGTTGTGACGACGGATATGATTGTAGATACACTTTGGAAGCATGATGAGGCAAATATCGGATCGATTCGAGTGTATGTGACAAATTTGAAAAAAATATTTGGAAAAGATGCGATATCAAATATTAGAGGCATTGGTTACCGATTTGAAAAATAG
- a CDS encoding sensor histidine kinase translates to MRYQILEALVTDLKNSDQKLLLLNTFFVFFLTMVFALCFCSFVDFDVFATHRYTIIVIYCIVVMISSYYLSAFLLSRFFKTNNLLKLLLKDTLHELNIPLSVIKANTQMLKSQTDKDKTLKKLERINLACDELYGLYQDVDYYIKKETKYEIREAFFLDDLIHDESEKFKVLYPHVALRQEVEKLQIYTDRRGFVKVINNLIANALKYNQDDHDVFIYTRGNNLIIEDHGVGMSESELFVIFDRYYQGNSKKDGFGIGLSIVKAFCDEYKIQIKIESQLGKGTKIYLDLDRILSQIKNER, encoded by the coding sequence ATGCGATATCAAATATTAGAGGCATTGGTTACCGATTTGAAAAATAGCGATCAAAAGCTTTTGCTGTTAAATACTTTTTTTGTATTTTTTCTGACGATGGTGTTTGCTTTATGTTTTTGTTCCTTTGTGGATTTTGATGTTTTTGCGACTCATCGTTATACGATTATTGTCATTTACTGTATTGTTGTGATGATATCGAGCTACTATTTATCAGCATTTTTATTGTCTAGATTTTTTAAGACCAATAATCTTTTGAAACTATTACTTAAAGATACCTTACATGAGTTAAATATCCCTCTTTCTGTCATCAAAGCCAATACTCAAATGCTGAAAAGCCAGACAGATAAGGATAAAACCTTAAAAAAACTTGAAAGAATAAATCTTGCGTGTGATGAGCTGTATGGATTGTATCAAGATGTGGATTATTATATAAAAAAAGAGACAAAATATGAAATTAGAGAGGCATTTTTTTTGGATGATTTAATTCATGATGAAAGTGAAAAATTCAAAGTGCTCTATCCTCATGTTGCTCTACGCCAAGAGGTTGAAAAGCTTCAAATATATACCGATCGAAGAGGTTTTGTCAAGGTTATTAACAACTTGATTGCTAATGCGCTGAAGTACAATCAAGACGATCATGATGTCTTCATCTACACCAGAGGAAATAATCTCATCATAGAAGACCATGGTGTGGGGATGAGTGAGTCTGAACTTTTTGTGATATTTGACAGATATTATCAAGGGAACAGTAAAAAAGATGGCTTTGGAATCGGTTTGAGCATTGTCAAAGCGTTCTGTGATGAATATAAAATACAAATCAAGATAGAATCGCAACTTGGCAAAGGAACAAAAATTTACCTAGATTTAGATAGAATACTATCACAAATTAAAAATGAGAGATAG
- a CDS encoding PilZ domain-containing protein — protein sequence MDSAFIKSFDTFVDGFRGEFESFLRLQCDLYGYTMPHDNCTILAQDILNNIAKKDIDITDDSIELFINITGHHSMSGFLLSKSLLYILENYTLFLKQHPDHNFEHIGACLHYFSRFSYLFEQKTREKEELKIAAVNFSTNNEIAIKNNIIEIFEQMKQDKKPVTFMNLYQGIPISYEGKILDIGDDTVVFEVSNELQEIAMKLKGKAHFIQNEYLLRHVKADVVYSNFYDHTVTLSNFVYLLNMPAIKREFVRIYPDFFVNVTLIGHESEQINGNLYDLSQNGMGLISSYNPGFYIGAKVIVSFSLTYGSSEHEIRTSGEIVNILDYENAYRYCLKIFPNEEHLVDIMAYIAQRKKDIIETLRTELKEYQF from the coding sequence ATGGATAGTGCTTTTATAAAGAGTTTTGATACCTTTGTCGATGGTTTTAGAGGTGAATTTGAGAGTTTTCTAAGATTGCAGTGTGATTTATACGGTTATACCATGCCTCATGATAATTGCACAATTTTGGCTCAAGATATACTCAATAATATCGCAAAAAAAGATATTGATATTACCGATGACAGTATTGAGCTTTTTATCAATATCACCGGGCATCATTCGATGTCAGGATTTCTTCTCAGTAAAAGCCTATTGTATATTCTCGAAAATTATACACTTTTTTTGAAACAACATCCTGATCACAACTTTGAACATATTGGGGCATGTTTGCACTATTTTAGCAGATTTTCCTACCTTTTTGAGCAAAAAACACGTGAAAAAGAGGAGTTGAAAATTGCCGCTGTTAACTTCTCCACCAATAATGAAATCGCAATCAAAAATAATATTATAGAAATTTTTGAACAAATGAAACAAGACAAAAAACCCGTCACCTTTATGAACCTGTATCAAGGTATTCCCATCAGTTATGAAGGAAAGATTTTGGATATTGGTGATGATACGGTTGTATTTGAAGTCTCAAATGAGCTTCAAGAAATCGCGATGAAACTCAAAGGTAAAGCGCACTTTATCCAAAACGAATACCTTCTCAGACATGTGAAAGCCGATGTCGTTTACAGCAATTTTTATGACCATACCGTGACCTTGAGTAATTTTGTCTATCTTCTTAATATGCCCGCTATCAAAAGAGAGTTTGTGCGTATTTATCCTGATTTCTTTGTGAACGTGACCTTGATAGGGCATGAGAGCGAACAGATAAATGGTAATTTATATGACTTATCTCAAAATGGCATGGGACTGATTAGTAGTTATAATCCTGGATTTTATATCGGGGCTAAGGTGATTGTATCGTTTTCATTGACCTATGGAAGTTCAGAACACGAAATACGCACCAGTGGTGAAATCGTGAATATTTTAGATTATGAAAATGCCTACCGATATTGTCTTAAAATTTTTCCAAACGAAGAGCATTTGGTAGATATCATGGCATATATTGCGCAAAGAAAAAAAGATATTATCGAAACATTGCGCACGGAATTAAAAGAATATCAATTTTAA
- a CDS encoding PhoH family protein, which produces MNKKIFIVDTNIILQGLYNITNLSQEGTNIIVIAETVLIEVENKKKLLDDVGYNAREFARFLANAAVLKIEQNDGFKVVRMSNQTIIIDIISKDRYDTPLTDNNIAESNDKRIIEVAELAKKYYKNYPVTFLSIDVYARIFALLKEVETETLRDDRAEVPKIELFKKLEVDLETLETLNEHAIDTLDPEYRHCNKSYEFWTQEGKKEYGIIHNKKILLHTKNDFTGYKIKPVNINQKLLMKAISSNLYDLIVVDAKAGSGKTLLSLYGAMRLISQGAYDKIVYTRNSIESLDKGADIGYLSGNEEKFRVYNMALYDTLEFIAKFMLKKQETTENVDIIKTKVEELMVKYRIEKLWPGEARGRTLSNAIVILDEWQNSSQSTTQLILSRLDNSCMAIVIGSNRQIDNLYLNKYNNGLTSLIKETQNPTQELNIFAIDLQTAVRGKFAEFSERIYENKSKN; this is translated from the coding sequence ATGAATAAAAAAATATTTATCGTTGATACCAACATTATTTTACAAGGTCTTTACAATATCACCAACCTCTCGCAAGAGGGCACCAATATCATCGTCATCGCAGAGACGGTTCTCATCGAAGTGGAAAATAAGAAAAAGCTCCTTGATGATGTGGGATATAATGCCCGAGAATTTGCTAGATTTTTAGCCAATGCCGCAGTGTTAAAGATAGAACAAAATGATGGATTTAAAGTCGTGCGCATGTCCAATCAAACCATCATTATTGACATCATCTCAAAAGATCGTTACGACACCCCGCTGACAGATAACAATATCGCAGAGAGCAATGACAAACGTATTATCGAAGTAGCCGAACTCGCAAAAAAGTATTATAAAAACTATCCCGTTACCTTTTTGTCCATTGATGTCTATGCGAGGATTTTCGCATTGCTTAAAGAAGTCGAAACCGAGACGCTTCGTGATGACCGTGCTGAAGTACCAAAAATCGAACTCTTCAAGAAACTTGAAGTAGACTTAGAGACATTAGAAACGCTCAATGAGCATGCTATTGATACCCTTGATCCAGAATATCGCCATTGCAATAAAAGTTATGAATTTTGGACGCAAGAGGGCAAAAAAGAGTATGGTATCATCCATAATAAAAAGATTTTATTACACACCAAAAATGATTTTACAGGATATAAAATCAAACCGGTCAATATCAATCAAAAACTCCTCATGAAAGCAATCTCTAGTAATCTTTATGATCTCATCGTCGTCGATGCCAAAGCAGGAAGTGGCAAGACACTCCTCTCCCTTTATGGTGCGATGCGATTAATATCTCAGGGGGCATACGATAAAATCGTCTATACTAGAAATTCAATCGAAAGCCTCGATAAAGGGGCAGATATTGGATACCTCTCTGGTAATGAAGAGAAATTTCGTGTTTATAATATGGCCCTTTATGATACTTTAGAATTTATCGCAAAATTTATGCTCAAAAAACAAGAAACCACAGAAAATGTAGATATTATCAAAACCAAAGTAGAGGAGTTGATGGTTAAGTACCGTATCGAAAAATTATGGCCAGGAGAGGCACGAGGACGGACACTTAGCAATGCGATTGTGATTTTGGATGAGTGGCAAAACAGCTCCCAAAGCACCACGCAGCTCATCCTCTCAAGACTTGACAACAGTTGTATGGCCATCGTCATCGGCTCCAATCGACAAATCGACAATCTCTATCTCAATAAATATAACAATGGCCTAACCAGCCTCATCAAAGAGACACAAAATCCGACTCAAGAGTTAAATATTTTTGCGATAGATTTACAAACAGCCGTCAGAGGTAAATTTGCAGAATTTAGCGAACGTATTTATGAAAATAAGTCCAAAAATTAA
- a CDS encoding transporter substrate-binding domain-containing protein: MRKVLVALLLMLGIHAMADDINLWQKSTLNAIVQRGELRVGLDPGYMPFEMKDKKGKLIGFDIDIARAMAKGMGVKLVIVPTAWDGIIAGLLAGKYDIIIAGMTITQKRNLQVSFATPYISVGQTLLAQKKFANKTWRDLDKPQYTIVTKIGTTGEIVAKKMFKHAKVRTFDSQSDAAQEVINGKADAFIYDKPANAIFYATKGKGKIVHLDHDLTYEPLGFAIKQGDPDFINWLDNFLNQIKNDGLYQKMYNKWFNDSAWQKRVL; the protein is encoded by the coding sequence ATGAGAAAAGTTTTGGTTGCATTATTATTGATGTTGGGCATTCATGCGATGGCTGATGATATCAATTTGTGGCAAAAATCTACTTTGAACGCTATCGTACAAAGAGGGGAACTTCGTGTTGGATTGGATCCGGGCTACATGCCATTTGAGATGAAAGACAAAAAAGGCAAACTGATTGGCTTTGATATCGATATCGCACGCGCCATGGCCAAAGGCATGGGAGTGAAACTTGTCATCGTTCCAACAGCATGGGATGGAATTATTGCAGGGTTATTAGCAGGAAAATACGATATTATTATTGCCGGGATGACCATTACCCAAAAACGAAATCTTCAAGTCAGTTTTGCAACCCCTTATATTAGCGTCGGACAAACACTCTTAGCACAGAAAAAATTTGCAAACAAAACATGGAGAGATCTTGACAAACCACAATACACCATCGTCACAAAAATTGGTACAACCGGTGAAATCGTCGCCAAAAAAATGTTCAAACATGCAAAAGTCAGAACATTTGACTCGCAATCAGATGCGGCACAAGAAGTCATCAATGGCAAAGCCGATGCTTTTATCTATGATAAACCTGCTAATGCTATCTTCTATGCCACAAAAGGTAAAGGTAAAATCGTTCACTTAGACCATGATTTAACCTATGAGCCTTTAGGCTTTGCAATCAAACAAGGAGATCCAGATTTTATCAACTGGTTGGATAATTTCTTAAATCAAATCAAAAATGATGGCCTCTATCAAAAGATGTATAACAAATGGTTTAATGATTCCGCATGGCAAAAAAGAGTGTTATAA
- a CDS encoding UDP-2,3-diacylglucosamine diphosphatase yields the protein MKYKTIFISDMHLGTRFARAELFLDFLRENESDTLIFVGDIIDGWAIKRKFKWAQSHSDVIQKVIRKARKGTKVHYITGNHDEFLRPFVPLRMGNNLEIKNEMDFYALNGKRYLITHGDFFDSITMTKRWLAILGDIGYDFVLYINHVLNILRNRLHIQRQWSLSKYVKDNVKSSISFITNFEEVLSMHAKRQAYDGVICGHIHKAESRMIDDIEYLNCGDWVESCTALVEHFDGTFEIVDWLHR from the coding sequence ATGAAATACAAAACGATATTTATATCTGATATGCATCTTGGTACACGGTTTGCAAGGGCAGAACTTTTTTTAGATTTTTTGAGAGAAAATGAGTCTGATACCTTGATTTTTGTAGGAGATATTATCGATGGCTGGGCGATTAAGAGAAAATTCAAATGGGCACAATCTCATTCTGATGTCATACAAAAAGTCATCAGAAAGGCGAGAAAAGGAACCAAAGTCCACTATATCACCGGCAATCATGATGAATTTTTGCGCCCCTTTGTGCCCCTTCGTATGGGGAATAATTTGGAAATCAAAAATGAGATGGATTTTTATGCCCTCAATGGCAAGCGCTATCTCATCACGCATGGAGATTTTTTCGATAGTATTACTATGACTAAAAGATGGCTAGCAATATTGGGCGATATTGGGTATGATTTTGTTTTGTATATTAATCATGTGCTTAATATACTAAGAAATAGACTTCACATACAAAGACAATGGTCGCTTTCCAAATACGTGAAGGATAACGTCAAAAGCTCCATTAGCTTTATTACCAACTTTGAGGAGGTGTTATCGATGCATGCAAAAAGACAAGCGTATGATGGCGTGATATGCGGACATATTCACAAGGCTGAATCTCGTATGATAGATGATATTGAGTATCTCAATTGTGGGGATTGGGTTGAATCTTGCACCGCTTTGGTAGAACATTTTGATGGGACTTTTGAGATTGTTGATTGGTTGCATCGATGA
- a CDS encoding patatin-like phospholipase family protein, with translation MTSITLALSGGAARGAYHLGVLEYIDHHDICVEAICGTSIGAIIAASYFSGVTPKEQLEIIKSKAFREIFSFHYFKGSLFQIEGNHELLTRWIPTKNLEDLNKPLYLTAVDLYSGKNLYFDHGDIKTLCMASSALIPFFPPVSYQEYRLVDGGVKDHMPMQPLKQYYYPIVGVNLHPLLPNDGKQTLWSTAKRALFLSIYGHSVEAKNICDFYISSDELAKYSLFSFKHFDELFTMGYHEAEKVLDTIVE, from the coding sequence ATGACATCCATCACCCTAGCACTCTCAGGAGGTGCAGCAAGAGGGGCGTATCACTTGGGTGTTTTAGAATACATCGATCATCATGATATTTGTGTTGAGGCCATCTGTGGGACTTCGATTGGTGCTATTATTGCTGCGAGTTACTTCAGTGGTGTCACACCGAAAGAACAGCTTGAGATTATCAAATCCAAGGCATTTCGTGAGATATTTTCTTTTCATTATTTCAAAGGCTCACTCTTCCAAATAGAAGGTAATCATGAACTCTTAACACGATGGATCCCTACCAAAAATCTGGAAGATTTGAACAAACCTTTATATCTGACAGCGGTGGATCTTTATAGTGGTAAAAATCTCTATTTTGACCATGGTGACATTAAAACACTCTGCATGGCCTCTTCTGCCTTGATTCCATTTTTCCCTCCGGTTTCGTATCAGGAGTATCGTTTGGTTGATGGCGGGGTGAAAGATCACATGCCAATGCAACCACTGAAACAATATTATTATCCCATTGTGGGTGTCAATTTGCATCCTCTGTTGCCCAACGATGGAAAACAAACATTGTGGAGTACGGCCAAAAGAGCGCTATTTTTATCGATTTACGGGCATAGTGTTGAGGCAAAAAATATATGTGATTTTTATATCAGTTCTGATGAGTTAGCCAAATACAGCCTTTTTTCTTTTAAGCATTTTGATGAGCTTTTTACCATGGGGTATCATGAGGCTGAAAAAGTGTTGGATACTATTGTAGAATAA
- a CDS encoding amino acid ABC transporter permease, giving the protein MSKKHKPLLENKVFGHFVAIAFYVLLGYSLFIAASNMNYIWKWTSVPKYFAYEKTVAIEAPFDGTIKVDNRKIVIRGEDGPKTLDIPEKYKIIVDSGDEVYQNDNLATYQTWTKGPLIDGLLVTLKISGMAVVIAFILASILAFMRISSFQFLKDIATLYIAVIRGTPLLVQIFIFYFIIATIFNLERFMAGAISLGLFYAAYIAEVLRGAIQSIDKGQYEAAKSLGMNYIQTMSSIIMPQAFKRALPTLVGEIIALVKDSSLVSVISITDLTKVGREIVANTFSPFETWLIVAAMYFTVTFALSVLGRKLENRMKTQGGM; this is encoded by the coding sequence TTGTCTAAAAAACATAAACCTTTGTTAGAAAATAAAGTATTTGGTCACTTTGTGGCCATTGCTTTTTACGTATTACTTGGCTACTCACTCTTTATTGCCGCATCCAATATGAATTACATATGGAAATGGACGAGTGTTCCGAAATACTTTGCCTATGAAAAAACTGTAGCCATTGAGGCTCCATTTGATGGTACTATCAAAGTGGACAACAGAAAAATTGTGATTCGAGGAGAAGACGGTCCTAAAACCCTGGACATTCCAGAAAAATACAAAATTATTGTCGATTCTGGAGATGAAGTCTATCAAAATGATAATTTAGCAACATATCAAACGTGGACAAAAGGTCCTTTGATAGATGGCTTGTTAGTCACCTTGAAGATCTCTGGCATGGCGGTTGTCATTGCTTTTATTCTGGCTTCTATATTAGCCTTTATGCGGATATCGAGTTTTCAGTTTTTAAAAGATATCGCGACCTTGTATATTGCAGTCATCAGAGGGACACCCCTTTTGGTGCAAATCTTCATCTTTTATTTTATAATCGCCACCATATTCAATCTCGAAAGGTTTATGGCAGGAGCCATATCTTTAGGACTTTTTTATGCCGCATATATTGCTGAAGTGCTAAGAGGAGCAATCCAATCTATCGATAAAGGTCAATATGAGGCGGCTAAATCTTTGGGCATGAACTATATTCAAACCATGTCAAGCATCATCATGCCGCAAGCTTTTAAACGCGCATTGCCAACCTTAGTAGGAGAAATCATTGCGCTCGTCAAAGATTCATCATTGGTATCAGTCATCTCCATCACCGATCTCACAAAAGTCGGTAGGGAAATTGTTGCCAATACCTTTTCACCGTTTGAGACATGGCTCATCGTCGCAGCGATGTATTTTACGGTCACCTTTGCACTCTCAGTATTGGGAAGAAAATTAGAAAATCGTATGAAAACACAAGGCGGAATGTAA
- a CDS encoding transporter substrate-binding domain-containing protein, with protein sequence MKKVLVALLLMLGIHAMADDISLWQKSTLNSIVQKGELRVGLEPGYMPFEMKDKKGHIIGFDVDMARAMAKAMGVKLVLVPTAWDGIIAGLLAGKYDIIMSGMTITQERNLKVNFAKPYISVGQTILANLKFKGKTWQDLDKPEYTIVTKLGVTGEIATRKMFKHAKIRTFETEADAAQEVLNGRADAFVYDKPFNAIFYAAKGKGKLAYLDKDLTYEPLGWAIKKGDPDFLNWLDNFLNQVKNDGLYKKIYDKWFNSTAWQKKVM encoded by the coding sequence ATGAAAAAAGTTTTGGTAGCACTATTACTGATGTTAGGTATTCATGCAATGGCTGATGATATCAGCTTATGGCAAAAATCGACCCTGAATTCCATCGTACAAAAAGGTGAACTTCGTGTCGGCTTGGAACCGGGCTATATGCCTTTTGAAATGAAAGACAAAAAAGGTCACATTATAGGATTTGATGTTGATATGGCGCGCGCCATGGCAAAAGCTATGGGTGTCAAATTGGTCTTAGTTCCAACAGCTTGGGATGGAATTATTGCCGGTTTATTGGCGGGAAAATATGACATCATTATGTCCGGTATGACCATCACACAAGAGCGAAATCTTAAAGTCAATTTTGCAAAACCTTATATTAGTGTCGGTCAAACAATCCTTGCTAATTTGAAATTCAAAGGTAAAACATGGCAAGACCTTGACAAACCTGAGTATACTATCGTCACAAAACTCGGTGTTACTGGTGAAATTGCTACAAGAAAAATGTTTAAACATGCTAAAATCAGAACCTTTGAAACTGAAGCTGATGCCGCTCAAGAAGTCCTAAACGGACGTGCTGATGCCTTTGTTTATGACAAACCTTTTAATGCTATCTTTTATGCAGCCAAAGGAAAAGGTAAATTGGCTTATTTAGATAAAGATTTGACTTATGAACCACTGGGATGGGCTATCAAAAAAGGTGATCCTGATTTCCTAAACTGGTTGGATAACTTCTTAAATCAAGTAAAAAACGACGGCCTTTACAAAAAAATCTATGACAAGTGGTTTAATAGTACCGCATGGCAAAAAAAGGTAATGTAA